A window from Solanum stenotomum isolate F172 chromosome 7, ASM1918654v1, whole genome shotgun sequence encodes these proteins:
- the LOC125869746 gene encoding uncharacterized mitochondrial protein AtMg00810-like codes for MKDLGNLKYFLGIEIMRSKIGILLNQRKYALELISDIGLSGAKLVSTPLEANVKLTTVEYDELTGTTNDSLYKDVTAYQRIIGRLLYLTITRPDISFAVQVFSQFMQRPKISHWEAALRLVRYIRNCPGQGILLSSKKSLELEAFCDSDWAACPSMPKHKKSKKQHTVSRSSAEAEYRSMAGAVAEITWLVGVLKE; via the exons ATGAAAGACCTTGGTAATCTCAAGTATTTTCTGGGCATTGAAATCATGAGGTCCAAAATAGGCATACTTCTCAATCAGAGGAAGTATGCCCTTGAACTTATATCAGACATTGGTCTTAGTGGTGCCAAGCTAGTGAGCACACCATTGGAAGCAAATGTCAAACTTACAACAGTAGAATATGATGAGTTAACTGGGACTACTAATGATTCTTTGTACAAGGATGTTACAGCTTATCAAAGAATAATTGGTAGATTACTATATCTTACCATTACCAGGCCTGATATTAGTTTTGCCGTCCAAGTTTTTTCACAATTCATGCAAAGGCCTAAAATATCACATTGGGAAGCAGCTCTGAGGTTGGTCAGGTACATCAGAAATTGTCCTGGTCAAGGAATACTGTTAAGTAGTAAAAAGAGCTTGGAACTTGAAGCATTTTGTGACTCAGACTGGGCAGCATGCCCAAGCATGCCCAAACACAAGAAG TCAAAAAAGCAGCACACAGTGAGTAGAAGTTCTGCAGAGGCTGAGTACAGGAGTATGGCTGGTGCAGTAGCAGAAATTACTTGGTTGGTTGGGGTGTTAAAAGAATAG